CCTCGTAGGCCAACGGATCGAGGACCGCGCGCCCGGTTTCGACATCGAACACCAGGACCTGGGGTGGCTCAGGGACGGTCGCCGCGTACCGGCGGCCGTCGGGAGCCAGGGCAAGATGACTGACATAGCTGGATAACGGGTGCATCCTGGACAGCAGGTCCCCCGTCTCCGGGTTCCACACCAGCACACCGGCAACCGAGGAACTGGCGAGAAGGCGGCCATCGTCCGAAATGACCAGGTCTCGAACCGGGTCTGGAATCGGCAGCACTCGGCGGATGTGCCCGTCCTCGGTGTAGAAGAGGGTCACGTTGTTCGACCTGCCCACCGCCAGCCAACGTCCATCGGGGCTGAAGCGCGCGTCGCCCAAGTGCGCATCGGTCGGCAGAAGGCGCGATGAAGGCGTCGCCATATTGAATTCCCAGAACTGCACGATCCGTTCCGAGGCGGCGGCGACCCACCGTCCGGAGGTGGACTCGACAACACTCGCGATGGCTCCGCGATATTCGACCGGTTCCAGAAGACGTTTCCCATCCTCCAAGCCGAAACAGGTCAGCAGACCCGAGCGCGCCCAGACAAAGGCCTTCGATGGATCGCGACTGACCAGCACGCCCGACGTTTCCGCAGGGGCTTGAGCGGAAACCTGGGGATGCTGCTGGACGATCGGCTCCGTGCCGCTCGACGCCGCGAGGTCGAGCGGCCACACACAGAGGAGACGCCCGCCGACACCGGCCAGGTGAGTGCTGACGATTGGTCCACCGTTTCCGGTGAAATCCCCTCTGGCGTAGTACCAGTCTGAGACGGGCGAGACAGGTTGGGCACGCCAGACCAAACGGCTCGTCGCGGTGTCGTACACACGGAGTTCGAGATTCCGGGTGCGCAGCAGGAGTCGCCCGTCGGCATTCAGGCGGATGAAGGCAGGGTCCTCGCGATCCTCTGCGGCGCCTATCCAGAGCCTCTGCAAGGTGGCGGTATCCCAGACCTCTGCGGGTCCCTCCCGAGGGCTCAGGGCCAATCGACGTCGGTCTCGAGACAGATGCACGCTCTCCCAGTCCTGGCCGGGGACTTCGCGCAGAGGTTCGGCGCCGCCATGGGCTGGCCACAGGGAGACGCCGGAACGATCGACGACGAGAATCGGTCCATGACGGGTCACGAAACCGGCCAGGGGATGTTCAAAGGTCCTGGGCAGCGTGAACAGCTCCGTTCCCGAGGCGACCGACCAGCACCGGACGCGGCCCGCGACATCGGTCGTCAAGAGCTGGGAGTCGTCCGGCGAGAGATGGATCTCCAGAACCGCAGCGTCGTTCGTGATCGGCGACCCTCGAGGGATCGGGAAGGCGTGATCGCTGAGAAGCGACAGGAGACGGGTGCTCAACTCGAGACTCTCCGGGTGCTGACGCAGGGCTCGGGCGAACCACATCAACGCCCCGGCGGTCTTGTTCTGCGCCACCAGGGCCTCGGCGCCCTGCCATTCGCGGAGGAACAGGTTGCGCGATAGCCGCGCATTCGCCTCTTCCGCGGCCTCTCGCGCCCTGACCACATGAAGCGTGAAGACCGCGCCTCCCACGCCCAAGGCCAGCAGGGCCGTGACCGCGGTGGCGATCAGGGCTGCCCAGGCCGGCCTGCGGCGAATCCATTTGCGGATCCGTTCGGGGGTTGAAGCCTTCCGCGCCAGGATGGGTTCGTGGCGCAACCAGCGCTGGAGATCTTCCGCCAACGCCGCCGCCGATTCGTAACGCGAGCCCGGTTCCTTCTCGAGACACTTCAGACAGATCGTATCGAGATCTCTCACGTCGGAGCGGGCCGTGTCCCATGTCCGGGAACGCTCGCCATGCGCCAGTCGGCTGGGCGGCGTCGGCTCGGTATCCTCCACCTGTCGGAGAATGTCGGCCGGCGACGCACCCATGAAGGGAGGGCGCCCGGCGAGCAGTTGAAACAGGATGGCCCCCAATCCGTAAACGTCGGCCGCGGTGGTGACCCGCCGCGAATTCCCCCGCGCCTGCTCGGGCGCCATGTAGGCCGGTGTTCCCATGACCGCCAGGGTGCGCGTCAGCGTGCTTTCCTTCTCCAGCAGGCGGGCCAGGCCGAAATCGGTGAGGAAAAGCGCGCCGGCATGGTCCACCAGGACGTTATTGGGTTTCAGATCGCGGTGGAGGACCCCTCGCTCGTGGGCGTAGTGGACGGCGCGGGCGAGGGTGACAACAGCCGCCGCACAGGCTCGGCGATGGGCTTCATCCGGTTCGCGAGAATGCCAGGAGGCGAGCGTGCCGCCCTCCACCAGCTTCATACTGAAGTAGGACTTGCCTTCCGCTTCACCGACTTCGTAAACGGGAACGATACTCGGGTGATCGAGCGCGGCTGCCGCTTCCGCCTCGGTCCGGAATCGCTGCTTGAAGTCGGCCGATGCGAACTCGCCCCCGGCCAGGACCTTCAAGGCGACCCAACGGTTGAGCCGGGCGTGGCGCGCGCGGTAGATCACGGCCATTCCGCCGCGCCCGATCTCCTCGTAAACCTCGTAGTCGCCAAGGCGCCGGGGGCCTGCGTCGGATCCCGCCCCGGGGGATTCCGCGGCACTTGTCCGGGTCAGGACCTGGCGCAACGCGCAACGCGCACAGAATGCGGCGCTCGACCGGGCCCCGAGCGGGACGCCGCAGCTCTGGCAGGCACGCCCGGAGTCCGTCCCGGTAATTCGTGAATCTCCGGATTTCATGTTCGTCCCCGTTACAGAAGCACCCGCCCGGAATCCCTTCGCGGGTTGGGGTCTTCGTCATTGGCTCAACGCCTCGATCAGGTCGCGCAGCTCGGATTCCGCGTCGCGAGCGTCATCGAGAGTCTGGGCCGCTTCCCGCAGCAGATGTTCGCGAAAGCGCAGGCGCATCCGATGGATTGCCGAGGTCACAGCGCTCTCGCTCAACCCGAGACGCGTGGCGGCCTCGGCGTAGGTCACTCCCGATGGATCTCCGAGCACGAAGTCGCGCAGGACCTCGAATCGGAATCCCTGGCTCGCGGCCTCACAGTCCGCCTTCAATCGATCCAGGGCCACCTCGATCAAGGTCTCGGCCCAACGGCGGTCGAAGGCCTTGTCCGGTGACGACTCATCCACCGGTTCCAACTGATACCACCGTTCCGCGGCCAACCCGTCGATCGACAAGACCTCCACGCGCCCGCCTCGCTTCAGGCGTTTGGCACGGTCCAGCTCGTTCATCAGGAAGTGGCGCGCGGACGCCAGCAGGAAGTTGCGGAAACGTCCCTTTGCCGGATGAACCCGGGCCAGATCGTTTCGCTTCAAGAGCGCCGCGAAGAAGGTCTGGGTAAGGTCCTCGGAGTCCTCGGCGGACTGCCGGTCACGCCGGAAGAACGCGTAAACCGGATACCAGTAGATCTGGCACAAGTGCAACAGCGCCTGCTCGGCTCCGGGCGACGTGCCGTCCCGCCCAGCAAGGAGCACCACACTCCAATGGGTCGTCGCGAACATCGGATTGGCATCCGAGCCTGCGGCGTGAATGTCGAAGGCCATGAGAGCGTGCCGTCGCCGCTGGGACTCCTCTTACCCGGACCCCGAACCCCTGGGCATCCCGCGGGGCATGATCGAGGTGTTCATGGGCCATGTGGGACCCATCGCGGGATCAAGGGCTTTCCCCCGGACGGAATACTCCAGTTCGTCCGGGTTGTTGCCGCCCTGGTGGCGGCAGGTCGGGATGGGGCTGCGAATGCAGGCAAGACACCTGCGAGCCGACATCTGCGTTCCTCGCAGCGCGCGAAAGCACCCCGATATCCACTGCATGATCAACCGTTGGTCCGGATGTCCGCGATCAGGGCATCGAGGCGGCAACCGTACTCGACGAAGTTCGCGCGGGTGGCGTCGTCGTTGGCGGCCTGGGACTGGGCATCGTGGAAGACGACCACCATGTGGGGTTCGATGGAAATCGCCTCCTCATACCCGCGGTGGAGGGCGTCGGCGAGGATGCGGCGGACGGCGCCTTCCCCCTCGCCGGGCCAGGTGTAGTCGGCGTCGCTTTTGCCGGGATTCCAGGTGGCGTCCTTGACGTGGATGTGGACCACGTGGTCGCGCACATGTTCCCAGAACTCCCACGGGTCCTGGCGCGGCCACGGCTTGGGCTTCGAGCGGTCGGGATTGAAGACGGGATTGGCGGTGTCGAACACCCAGCGCAGGCCGGGACAGCGGTCGAGCAGTTCGAGGGCGTGCTGCCAGCTCATGCCGCCGTAGTTCATGCAGTTCTCGTGGACCGGGGTCAGCCCGGCATCGAGGAAGCGCTGGGTGACCTCCCGCACCCGGTCGAAGACCACCTTGGGAATGCTGTGGGCATCGTCGGCCGGTTTGAAGCTCATGATCCGGACGAAGCGGGTGCCCAGCCGCTGCATCCGGGGCAGGCATCGTTCCACCTCGGCGAGCGTGACCTCCCAGGGTGTCTCGATGGTCTTGGCCCAGTTCATGATCGTGGAGCCGAAGCAGTACACGCCGACGCCGGATTCGGCGAGGCGGGCGGCGGCCTGATCGAAGGCCGCGTCGGGGAGATCGTGGAAGTTCGCCTTGGGAACGCCCGGGAGTTGCACGCCCCGCATTTCAAGCTGGTTCCAGCCGAGTTCGCGGACCGCGGCAATCTGGGAATCCAGGAGACTGCCTGCTTCGTCGCCGATGCCGGTGAGGATCATGGGCAAGTGGTAACCTCGAACCCGCCTGCGGTGCCAGCGGAACCGCACCCTGAGGAGGCCGCGAATTGCTGGAGCGGGTTATGGGGTGCGGGGGTGGAGGGCGAGGAAGCGGGCGATCGGCGGTTCGAGGAGGGATGGAGGGGAGCAGGGTTGGTCGCCGATGAGGAACGTGCGGTAGCCGAAGGCGGAGAGGCGGTCGAGGACGGCGGCGGGGTCGGCGCCGCGTTCGCGGATCATGGCATTGTGAAGTTCGAGGAAGAGCGGGGTGCGGCGTTCGCCGAAGGTGAGCGGCCCGCCGGCGAGGACATCGGATTCGAGGCCTTCGACGTCGATTTTCACAAGGGTGGGGGGGTCTTCGAGGGATTGGGCGAGGGAATCGACGGTGCGCAGGGGCAGGGTGAGGCGGTCGGCCCGGGGATGGTTGCGGGGCAGGACCATGTAGCCCGCCCCGGTGAGCCCGGTTTCGACCAGTTCGATCTGGCCATCCCGGGCCCCGACGGCGGCCTGGAGGAAGGTGAGGCGGTCCGTCCAGCCGTTGAGGCGGGCGATGCGGGCGACCATGGCGCGGGCCTCGGACGATGGGTCCACGCCCAGGACACGGGAACCCGGGGCGCCGTAGTGGAGGGTGGCGCCGCAGAAGATTCCGAAATGGCAGCCGACATCGAGGAGGTTCACCCGGCCGGCCGCGCGGAGGTGACGGACGAAATCATCGAACTCACGGATCTGGGGGGGGTCCTGGGACTGGAGGTGGAAGGCACGTTCGACGGCGTTGCGGGGACAACGGAGGGTCCAGTCGGTCCGCACGGGATGGGCGATCGGGGGACGCCAGGCGTTGAGGATCCAGCGGGCGGTCTGGCGGGGGGATCGCAGCCAATTGCGAATCCTGCGGGGCACGATCGTGCGGGTCAGGGAACGCAGGACCGTCGTCACGCGGGCGAGGGTAGCGACGGGCGGGCGGGGAGACGACCGCGAATGCGGGGAATGCGGGGAATGCAGGAAGTATGGGAGCGGGGCATTGCCCCTCCAATCAGGGGCCGCGGGCGGCGAGGAACTCGAGGAGGCGGGTGGCGGTGGCGCCGCCGAAGCCGGGGACGGAGGCGATTTCCTCGAGGGACGCCCGCTTGAGGCGCTGGACGGAGCCGAAGCGTCGCAGGAGGGCCTGTTTGCGGATCTCGCCCATGCCGGGGAATTCGTCGAGGAGGCTTTCGCTGATGCGCTTGAGGCGAAGCTGGGCGTTGAAGGTGTTGGCGAAGCGGTGCGCCTCGTCGCGGACGCGCTGGAGGAGCCGCACGGCGGGGCGATCGAGGCCGAGCCGTAGGGGTTCGCGGTCGCCCGGACGATGGATTTCCTCGAACTCCTTGGCGAGGCCCACCACGGGGATGGCGCCGAGACCCAGTTTCTCGAGTTCAGCGAGGGCGGCGCCGAGCTGGCCTTTGCCCCCGTCGATGAGAATCAGGTCCGGGTACCGGGGCTGGCTTGGGGGTTTGGCGGGCGACGCGGCTTCCGTGGGGGGATCGGAAGGGGACGGGGTCGATGGGGAATCGGGATCGTCGTCCGGGGGGGCGGGGGCGGGTGGCTTGCGGGACCGTCGCGAAGCAATGCCCATGGCGGCGGCGTCGGTATCAGATCGGGGCGGGCGTCCGGCGAAGGCGGCGCTGATGTCGTTGGCGGCGCGTTGGAGTTCCTGGGGGCTGGCGGTGCCGCCTTCGTCGCGGGGTTCGCCGGTGGCTGCCGGGCTGGGGAGGATGGAGGAGGCTTTCGATTCGACCTCGCGGCGCAGGCGGGCGTAGCGGCGGCGGACGGTTTCGGCCATGCAGGCGAAGTCGTCCTGCTGGGTGACGGACTTTATGCGGAAGCGGCGATAATTGGAGCGGTCGGGGCGGCCGCGCCAGAAGCTGACGAGGGAAGCGACCATGAAGGTGCCGCTAATGTTGGAGATATCGAAGCCTTCGATGCGGGCGGGGAGGGCGGGGAGGTCGAGGGCACGGGCCAGATCGGCGAGATCCGATTCGGGGTCGAGGGCGACGGGGAGGGTGTAGGGGATGCGCTCGAACTTGCCGGTCTTCTGGGTGGAACGTTTGAGGTCGGTGACGGCGTCGCGGAGCTGGGCGGCTTTTTCGAAGTCGAGGCGGGCGGCGGCCTTCTTCATCTCGGCCTCGAAGTCGGCGATGAGTTCGTCGCACTGGCCGGCCATGAAGTCGCAGGCGGCCTGGACCTGGGCGAGGTACTGGTCGCGGGAGACATTGCCGATGCAGGGGGCGGTGCAGTACTTGAGGTTGGCGTAGAGGCAGTGGCGGTAATCGGATTCGCCGGGCTGGAGGGGGCGGCAGCCGCGGAGATGAAAACGGCGGCGCAGGACCGCGAGGGTGCGGCGGACGGAGCCGGAATGGGCGAAGGGACCGAAGTAGAGGCTGCCGTCGTCGTGGCGCAGCCGGGTGAGGGTGAAGCGGGGGATGGGATCCTGAAGATTGACCTTGAGCAGGAGGAAGCGTTTGTCGTCGCGGAAGTCGATGTTGAAGCGGGGCTGGAACTCCTTGATGAGCCTGCCTTCGAGGAGGAGGGCCTCGGCCTCGGATTTCACCACGTGCCAGTCCACGTCGTGGATGGACTCGACCAGGGCGTTGAGGCGGAGGTCCCAGGCGAGGCGGCGGGAGGGTTGGAAGTAGGTGCTGACGCGTTTGCGCAGATCGCGGGCCTTGCCGACGTAGAGGACGCGGCCGAAGCGGTCCTTGTGGAGGTAGATGCCCGGCCGATGGGGGAGTTGCGCGAGCTTTTCGCGGATTGCGGGGGTGACGGGCATGGACGCGGTCAGGGTTCCGGGGCGGGCTGGCAGCGGTGGAGCGTCATGAGGGCGAAGGCGGTGCCGTAGGGCTGGTGGTAGTTGTAGAGGGGATAGTCCCACCAGGAACCGTCCTTCTCCTGGAGATCGAGGAGGAGCGCGGCGAGCTGGGGGCGGAAGTGGTTGGCGACGGCGGGTTCGAGGAGTTCGAGGCAGCGGGCGGCGTAGTAGTGGCCGTAGTAATAGAAGTAGCCGGCGACCTCGAACCAGGACTCGTGGGGGATGGGGCGTTTGCGGCCGAAGGAGAGCCAGTCGTTGCGGTCGATCAGGCGCTGGAGCCAGTCCGTGACGACGGTGTCGGTGACCTGGGAATCGCCCCAGAGGCGGAGGGCGAGGTTGCAGGTCTGGGAACGTCCGAGGCTGCCGGCGGCGCGGTTAATGGGGCGCATGGGCCGGTGTTTGAGATACTCGCCGTAGAGGTAGGAGTGGTCGGGCTTGCGCTGGCGATGGATGGAGTCAACGGCACGGCGGACGAGGTCGTCGGGGATTTCCACGCCGGTCTGGCGGGCGTCGTGGAAGGCGATGAGGACCGTGGCGGAGACGAAGCTGAGAGTGTCGGCGGCGGGACGTTGGGCGCCGACGCGGAAGTCGTAGTAGCCCCAGCCGCCGTCCACGGATTCGTAGCGGCGCAACCGGTCGATCTGGTCGAGGAGGAGTTCCCGGATGCGTTCCTGGCGGAAGGTGTCGGAGGCGGCGCGTCCGTGCATGGCGGCGAGGGCCTGGAGGGCGTAGGCGTGGGTCCAGATGTTGTAGATGGCCGTGGCGTCGGCGCGGCGGACCCGGGGGAGAAATTCCAGGAACCACGCCTCGGCGCGATCGAGGACGGGGCCGGCCTCGGTGAGCCGTGCCGGGGCGTCGGTTTCGATCAGGGCCGCAATGGCGAGGGCGGTGACGGCGGCGCGGAAGGCGTGATGGGCGCCGGGGACGGGGGCGTAGATGTTGAGGTCCTTGGTGCGGTGCGGGGAGCCCCAGGAACCGTCGGGGTTCTGGGAGGTCACTAGGAACGCGATGCCGCGGTCGAGGCTTTCATCGATGGAGGGGGCGGCTTCGGTGGCGGGGGTGGAAGGAGGGATCAGGATGGCGAGGAGGAAGGCGAGGAGGATGGGGAGGGTGGAGGGGGCAGGAACGGAGGGAGTCGCATGGGATGGGAGCATGGGTTGGCCGGACTCGAGGGAGCCGGGTCCTCCGAGGGCTTGGGGACGATGTGGGGGGATGGGCATGGCGCCGGGGGGTGGGCGGGTTTCGCCCGGCTACTCGGCCGGGGCGGGAACGAGGCGGTCCCCTTCGGAGAGGCCTTCCACGATCTCGACGTGGGCGGCATCGGATTCGCCGATCGTGACGGCATGCTTTTGCGGGGCGCCGGTGCCGGTGTCGCGCCAGACGTGACGGGAGGCACCCTCGCCGAAGACGAGGGTGCGGGGGGCGAGCAGGATGCCGGGTTTGGGGGCGTCGGGGAGGGTCACCTTGCAGAGGAGGCCGGGGACGAAGCGGCCCGTTTCGGAAGCCGGTACGGAGAGGCGGGCTTCGAAGCCGCCGCCGGGGAGGGGAACGGGATGGACGGAATCGAGGGTGACCGGGAGGCGCCGGTCGGGGGCGGAGACGGGGACGGCTTCGCCGCGGAGCCATGGGCGGGCCTGGGCGAGCTGGGATTCGGTGAGCGTGGCGGTGAGGTGGAGCGGGGCGGGTTCCACGA
The DNA window shown above is from Verrucomicrobiia bacterium and carries:
- a CDS encoding protein kinase; its protein translation is MIYRARHARLNRWVALKVLAGGEFASADFKQRFRTEAEAAAALDHPSIVPVYEVGEAEGKSYFSMKLVEGGTLASWHSREPDEAHRRACAAAVVTLARAVHYAHERGVLHRDLKPNNVLVDHAGALFLTDFGLARLLEKESTLTRTLAVMGTPAYMAPEQARGNSRRVTTAADVYGLGAILFQLLAGRPPFMGASPADILRQVEDTEPTPPSRLAHGERSRTWDTARSDVRDLDTICLKCLEKEPGSRYESAAALAEDLQRWLRHEPILARKASTPERIRKWIRRRPAWAALIATAVTALLALGVGGAVFTLHVVRAREAAEEANARLSRNLFLREWQGAEALVAQNKTAGALMWFARALRQHPESLELSTRLLSLLSDHAFPIPRGSPITNDAAVLEIHLSPDDSQLLTTDVAGRVRCWSVASGTELFTLPRTFEHPLAGFVTRHGPILVVDRSGVSLWPAHGGAEPLREVPGQDWESVHLSRDRRRLALSPREGPAEVWDTATLQRLWIGAAEDREDPAFIRLNADGRLLLRTRNLELRVYDTATSRLVWRAQPVSPVSDWYYARGDFTGNGGPIVSTHLAGVGGRLLCVWPLDLAASSGTEPIVQQHPQVSAQAPAETSGVLVSRDPSKAFVWARSGLLTCFGLEDGKRLLEPVEYRGAIASVVESTSGRWVAAASERIVQFWEFNMATPSSRLLPTDAHLGDARFSPDGRWLAVGRSNNVTLFYTEDGHIRRVLPIPDPVRDLVISDDGRLLASSSVAGVLVWNPETGDLLSRMHPLSSYVSHLALAPDGRRYAATVPEPPQVLVFDVETGRAVLDPLAYEGSVVGTEFSPDGRRLAAATVSGQVLLWDLPEIPRSAEGTRLLRAVRRHQTGRHEGVIWMLQFSHDGTRLLTASNDRSARLWDVESGTLLAEFRHQKAVYCSQIAPNGQVILTGGGDQIAQLWNLADGRPMGEPMRHPSAVWFGQFSEDGRVVFTADDTGHARVWDARSGLPLNGWFDHGTPIRRARLGPHARYALTASLGRGVRLWQPLFPRRPAPTWFPELAETVAGARLLDDDTIEPVPSSQWDSLLAGLETRRETDFYSRWARWFLIDRQQPDPQPFRER
- a CDS encoding sigma-70 family RNA polymerase sigma factor, yielding MAFDIHAAGSDANPMFATTHWSVVLLAGRDGTSPGAEQALLHLCQIYWYPVYAFFRRDRQSAEDSEDLTQTFFAALLKRNDLARVHPAKGRFRNFLLASARHFLMNELDRAKRLKRGGRVEVLSIDGLAAERWYQLEPVDESSPDKAFDRRWAETLIEVALDRLKADCEAASQGFRFEVLRDFVLGDPSGVTYAEAATRLGLSESAVTSAIHRMRLRFREHLLREAAQTLDDARDAESELRDLIEALSQ
- a CDS encoding sugar phosphate isomerase/epimerase, with the protein product MILTGIGDEAGSLLDSQIAAVRELGWNQLEMRGVQLPGVPKANFHDLPDAAFDQAAARLAESGVGVYCFGSTIMNWAKTIETPWEVTLAEVERCLPRMQRLGTRFVRIMSFKPADDAHSIPKVVFDRVREVTQRFLDAGLTPVHENCMNYGGMSWQHALELLDRCPGLRWVFDTANPVFNPDRSKPKPWPRQDPWEFWEHVRDHVVHIHVKDATWNPGKSDADYTWPGEGEGAVRRILADALHRGYEEAISIEPHMVVVFHDAQSQAANDDATRANFVEYGCRLDALIADIRTNG
- a CDS encoding FkbM family methyltransferase, whose product is MTTVLRSLTRTIVPRRIRNWLRSPRQTARWILNAWRPPIAHPVRTDWTLRCPRNAVERAFHLQSQDPPQIREFDDFVRHLRAAGRVNLLDVGCHFGIFCGATLHYGAPGSRVLGVDPSSEARAMVARIARLNGWTDRLTFLQAAVGARDGQIELVETGLTGAGYMVLPRNHPRADRLTLPLRTVDSLAQSLEDPPTLVKIDVEGLESDVLAGGPLTFGERRTPLFLELHNAMIRERGADPAAVLDRLSAFGYRTFLIGDQPCSPPSLLEPPIARFLALHPRTP
- a CDS encoding excinuclease ABC subunit UvrC, translated to MPVTPAIREKLAQLPHRPGIYLHKDRFGRVLYVGKARDLRKRVSTYFQPSRRLAWDLRLNALVESIHDVDWHVVKSEAEALLLEGRLIKEFQPRFNIDFRDDKRFLLLKVNLQDPIPRFTLTRLRHDDGSLYFGPFAHSGSVRRTLAVLRRRFHLRGCRPLQPGESDYRHCLYANLKYCTAPCIGNVSRDQYLAQVQAACDFMAGQCDELIADFEAEMKKAAARLDFEKAAQLRDAVTDLKRSTQKTGKFERIPYTLPVALDPESDLADLARALDLPALPARIEGFDISNISGTFMVASLVSFWRGRPDRSNYRRFRIKSVTQQDDFACMAETVRRRYARLRREVESKASSILPSPAATGEPRDEGGTASPQELQRAANDISAAFAGRPPRSDTDAAAMGIASRRSRKPPAPAPPDDDPDSPSTPSPSDPPTEAASPAKPPSQPRYPDLILIDGGKGQLGAALAELEKLGLGAIPVVGLAKEFEEIHRPGDREPLRLGLDRPAVRLLQRVRDEAHRFANTFNAQLRLKRISESLLDEFPGMGEIRKQALLRRFGSVQRLKRASLEEIASVPGFGGATATRLLEFLAARGP